One genomic window of Cellulophaga sp. Hel_I_12 includes the following:
- a CDS encoding glutamine--tRNA ligase/YqeY domain fusion protein — MSDVSKSLNFIEHIIEDDLSKGFSKDKLRFRFPPEPNGYLHIGHASSICLNFGLGLRYSAPVNLRFDDTNPAKEEQEYVDAIKRDVAWLGFTWDKELYASDYFQQLYDWAIKLIKEGKAYVDSQSSEDVAIQKGTPTEPGTNSPFRDRSIEENLALFQDMKAGKYQAGEHVLRAKIDMASSNMLMRDPIIYRILHKAHHRTNTDWCIYPMYDWTHGESDYLEQVSHSFCTLEFAMHRELYDWFLDQVIEPNKVRPKQREFARRNFSHTVVSKRKLLQLVEKGVVTGWDDPRMPTISGLRRKGYTPEAIVNFANTIGIAKRDNVVDVSLLEFSIREHLNKIAPRVMAVLDPVKLVITNYPEGQEEWLEAENNPEDETAGTREVPFSRELFIEQEDFKEEANKKFFRLKLGGEVRLKNGYIIKAESCTKDADGTVTEIQCTYDPKSKSGSGNEESLRKVKGTLHWVSIKHAVTAEIRMYDRLFTDETPDQHKDKDFMDFINPDSLKCITGYLEPSLQNAKVEDIFQFQRIGYFNVDKDSTAENLVFNKTVGLRDTWAKIQDKH, encoded by the coding sequence ATGAGTGATGTGTCAAAGTCTCTAAATTTTATAGAGCATATTATTGAAGATGATTTATCAAAAGGTTTCTCAAAAGATAAGCTGCGTTTTCGTTTTCCACCTGAACCTAATGGGTATTTACACATAGGTCATGCTAGTTCTATCTGCTTGAATTTTGGTTTGGGGCTGCGTTATTCGGCTCCAGTAAATTTAAGGTTCGATGATACCAATCCTGCAAAGGAAGAACAAGAGTATGTAGATGCGATTAAAAGAGATGTAGCATGGTTAGGTTTTACTTGGGATAAAGAGCTATATGCATCTGATTATTTTCAGCAGCTGTATGATTGGGCCATTAAACTTATAAAGGAGGGTAAGGCCTATGTTGACAGCCAATCCTCAGAAGACGTGGCAATTCAAAAGGGAACACCAACAGAGCCTGGTACCAACAGTCCGTTTCGAGATCGTAGTATCGAAGAAAATTTAGCTCTTTTTCAGGATATGAAGGCTGGAAAATACCAAGCGGGAGAACATGTACTACGGGCTAAAATAGACATGGCATCAAGCAATATGCTCATGCGAGATCCAATTATTTACCGCATCTTACATAAAGCACATCACAGAACAAATACCGATTGGTGTATTTATCCGATGTACGATTGGACCCATGGAGAAAGCGATTATTTGGAGCAAGTTTCGCACTCCTTTTGTACCCTTGAATTTGCAATGCACAGAGAGTTGTATGATTGGTTTTTAGATCAGGTCATTGAACCGAATAAGGTACGCCCAAAGCAACGAGAGTTTGCACGAAGAAATTTTAGTCATACGGTGGTAAGTAAGCGAAAATTACTTCAATTGGTTGAAAAAGGTGTCGTTACAGGATGGGATGATCCAAGAATGCCTACTATTTCGGGTTTAAGAAGAAAAGGCTATACGCCCGAAGCTATTGTGAATTTTGCAAATACAATCGGGATTGCAAAGCGCGATAATGTTGTGGATGTTTCATTGCTAGAATTTTCTATTCGAGAACATTTGAATAAAATTGCACCTCGAGTAATGGCTGTTTTAGATCCAGTAAAATTGGTAATTACGAATTATCCAGAGGGCCAAGAAGAATGGTTGGAAGCAGAGAACAATCCTGAGGATGAAACGGCAGGCACCAGAGAAGTACCTTTTTCTCGAGAATTATTTATTGAACAAGAAGATTTTAAAGAAGAAGCGAATAAAAAATTCTTCAGGCTTAAACTTGGTGGAGAGGTTCGCCTTAAGAATGGCTATATTATTAAAGCCGAGAGCTGTACTAAAGATGCTGATGGTACTGTTACAGAAATTCAATGTACCTATGACCCTAAAAGTAAAAGTGGTAGTGGCAATGAAGAAAGTTTACGAAAAGTAAAAGGTACTTTGCATTGGGTTAGTATTAAACATGCGGTTACTGCCGAAATCCGAATGTACGACCGCTTGTTTACCGATGAAACTCCAGACCAACATAAGGATAAAGATTTTATGGATTTTATTAATCCAGATTCATTAAAATGTATTACCGGCTATCTGGAACCAAGTTTGCAAAATGCAAAAGTTGAAGATATTTTTCAATTTCAACGTATTGGATATTTTAATGTAGATAAGGATAGTACTGCTGAGAATTTAGTTTTTAATAAGACCGTTGGGCTAAGAGATACTTGGGCAAAAATCCAGGACAAACACTAG
- a CDS encoding SPFH domain-containing protein: protein MNFLLIPLVLFALVILFSSFFTVKQQTAVIIERFGKFQSVRTSGLHMKIPLVDKIVARVGLKIQQLDVVIETKTLDDVFVKLKVSVQYVVLREQVYDAFYQLEYPHEQITSFVFDVVRAEVPKMKLDDVFVKKDDIAIAVKRELQQYMSVYGYDIIKTLVTDIDPDAQVKQAMNRINASEREKIAAQFEGDAARILIVEKAKAEAESKRLQGMGIADQRREIARGLEESVEVLNKVGINSQEASALIVVTQHYDTLQSIGEHTNANLILLPNSPQAGSDMLNNMVASFTASNMIGESMKKNKGLPPKKKE from the coding sequence ATGAATTTTCTATTAATACCACTAGTACTATTTGCTTTGGTTATCTTATTCTCATCTTTTTTTACTGTAAAACAGCAGACCGCCGTAATCATTGAACGTTTTGGAAAATTCCAGAGCGTTAGAACATCTGGTTTACATATGAAAATTCCGCTTGTGGATAAAATTGTCGCCCGTGTGGGTTTAAAAATTCAGCAATTAGATGTAGTCATTGAAACCAAAACCTTAGATGATGTTTTTGTAAAATTAAAAGTTTCGGTACAATATGTTGTTCTAAGAGAACAAGTATACGACGCGTTTTATCAATTAGAATATCCTCATGAGCAGATAACCTCTTTTGTTTTCGACGTGGTCAGAGCGGAAGTTCCAAAAATGAAACTTGATGATGTCTTTGTTAAAAAAGATGATATTGCCATTGCTGTTAAACGCGAACTGCAACAATACATGTCTGTTTACGGTTACGATATTATCAAAACCTTGGTTACCGATATCGATCCTGATGCCCAGGTAAAACAAGCTATGAACCGTATTAACGCCTCTGAACGTGAAAAAATCGCAGCCCAATTTGAAGGTGATGCTGCCCGTATTTTAATTGTTGAAAAAGCAAAAGCCGAAGCTGAATCAAAACGTTTGCAAGGTATGGGTATTGCAGATCAGCGTAGAGAAATTGCTAGAGGTTTAGAAGAATCCGTTGAAGTATTAAATAAAGTAGGGATAAATTCACAAGAAGCCTCTGCCCTTATTGTGGTTACCCAACATTATGATACCTTACAATCTATAGGAGAACATACCAATGCCAATTTAATTCTGTTGCCTAATTCACCTCAAGCAGGAAGCGATATGCTGAATAATATGGTTGCTTCGTTTACAGCAAGTAATATGATTGGTGAAAGCATGAAGAAAAATAAAGGCTTGCCTCCTAAAAAAAAGGAATAG